GCTTGAACGAAGAGAAAGCCAGCGTCATTAAGGCGCTGGCAGTAACAGCCCCTTCTAGGGGCAAAGCAAGCCACCCCTCTTAGGGGTGGCTTGTGACTGATTTCCTCAGTATTTAATTGAAAACAAAACTTTTCGGGAAATCGTTCGGTGTTTCGTTTTACTTGTTCGTTGATACGTTTTGTTTCCACTCCATAAAGCGTTGCCAAATCGTGGTCTAGTAACACCTGTTTTCCGCGAATTACTTGAATCATTTTCTCTACGCCAGTTTCTACAAGCGGATGGATTGGAATGATATCATTACTTTCGTTTTCTTTTTTTCATTTGATAATAGCCTTTTTGAACTGTTGCAAAAATGCATCAGTTTTATTGATGTGAAAAGTCGAATCGGTTTACCGATTCACCTAGAAATGGATATAGCTAAGGGATAAAAGAAATGATATAGATAACGATATAGCAAAATCAGCACATAGGCTTTAATCACCTTGTGCTATGCGTAATCTACAAAATAGAAGTCAAGCGACCTGTTTTACACAATTGTGTTGTCTAGGCAGAAGACTTCGGCGAGTTGCTTGTCGTCCATGTCGGCAAGCCATGTTTCGCCAGCATTCACGGTCAAGTTGGCAATGGCTTTTTTGGTTTCGAGGAGTGAATTGATTTTTTCTTCGAAGGTGCCCTTGGTGATAAAGCGGTGGACTTGAACGTTGCGCTTTTGGCCGATACGGAAGGCGCGGTCGGTGGCTTGTGCTTCGATGGCGGGGTTCCACCACAAATCGTAATGGATGACTTGCGAGGCGGCGACGAGGTTGAGGCCGGTGCCACCAGCCTTGAGTGAGAGAATGAGCACTTTGCAGTCTGGATTTTCTTGGAAATCCTGGATCATTTCGGTGCGCTGCGTTTGTGTGCAACCGCCGTGGTAGAAGTGCGTGCGGAGTCCAAGTTCACTTTCGATGGTGGATTTGAGCAAGTGGCCCATTTCGGCAAATTGCGTAAATATGAGCGTCTTTTCGCCTTGTTCTTGGATGGAGGTGAGGAGGTCCAGGAGCATCTGCATTTTGCCGGATTCGAGCTTATTAGACTTTTTGGAATTCGCGCTTTCTGCAGGGACTGCCGCGGCGTCTCTCTCGTCTTTCGTCTTTGGACTTTCGCTTCGCTCAATTCCCAACCATTCGGCTCGGTCATGCCCAACTCCCGTTGGTCGCGACTCTCGCCTTAAATGGTTGTCGTCTAGTCCTTTCAGGAATGTGGCGGGGTGGTTGCAGATTTGCTTGAGGGCAAGAATCATCTGCAAGATGATGCCTTTGCGCTTGAAGAGTGCGTGTGCATCGTTTGCCTTTTCGCTGAGTTGTTGTTCTTCTTCGAGCTGGGCGAGGAAGTGATCGAGGGTGCGCTTGTAAAGGGCTGC
This portion of the Fibrobacter succinogenes genome encodes:
- a CDS encoding ORF6N domain-containing protein — translated: MIQVIRGKQVLLDHDLATLYGVETKRINEQVKRNTERFPEKFCFQLNTEEISHKPPLRGVACFAPRRGCYCQRLNDAGFLFVQA